GCGCAAACTAAAATCAATAGTGCCTTAGCCGGTGTATTAAATAGCCTCACACCTTTTTTCACACTTATAATAGGTATGGTATTTTTTGGCGTTGTTGCCTCGGGAAGAAAATACCTTGGAGTAATTCTGGGATTGCTCGGAGCAATTGGCTTAATCCTATCCCAGTCTAATTTCTCCTTCCAACTAGATCAGGTTGGAGGATATAGCCTATTAGTTTTAGCAGCCTGCCTTTGCTATGCGAGCAGTGTAAATATTATTAAGACCTATTTAAAAGATCTAAGGCCGGTTGAAATCACATCCATTTCTTTTGCGATAATGTTGCTTCCCTTCTTATCGGGAGTTTATTTTACAGATGTCCCCGGAGTATTATCGGATGTAGATGGCGCTTGGTTTTCTTTTTTATGTATTTCCATTTTAGGAGTTTGTGGTACGGCCTTAGCGGTAATTCTCTTTAATCACGTAATAAAAGAAACTTCAGCATTAACGGCCAGCTCAGTTACCTACTTAATTCCTATAGTCGCAGTAATATGGGGAGTGGTAGATGGGGAAGCCTTTACCTTATTGGATTTACTGTTTTCTTTAGTAATTATTTCT
The genomic region above belongs to Luteibaculum oceani and contains:
- a CDS encoding DMT family transporter, with translation MKSAGWIASRLGLLAAIWGSSFILIKRGLYNATGDVVFTGFQVGFLRITLAALVLLPFALRSFKKVKKKEWVPLIVAGCVGNGMPALLFAIAQTKINSALAGVLNSLTPFFTLIIGMVFFGVVASGRKYLGVILGLLGAIGLILSQSNFSFQLDQVGGYSLLVLAACLCYASSVNIIKTYLKDLRPVEITSISFAIMLLPFLSGVYFTDVPGVLSDVDGAWFSFLCISILGVCGTALAVILFNHVIKETSALTASSVTYLIPIVAVIWGVVDGEAFTLLDLLFSLVIISGVYLVNSKKT